Proteins from a genomic interval of Buchnera aphidicola (Brachycaudus cardui):
- the rpoD gene encoding RNA polymerase sigma factor RpoD: MDHNPKSQLKLLVTHGKEQGYLTYAEVNDHLPEEIIDSEQIDDIIQMINDMGIPVVEEAPDADDLILNEINTDTDDDAVEAATQVLSSVESELGRTTDPVRMYMREMGTVELLTREGEIDIAKRIEEGINQVQCSVSEYPEAITYLLEQYDRIKTGQIRLSDIITGFVDPNVEEVFSSASIHIGSELLDEEQNSEEDEENHQEENEDDHSIDPELANEKFSELRMQYNNTNNAIKNKNRTHKDALLEIYNLSEVFKQFRLVPKQFDHLVNNMRYMMERVRVQERIIMKLCVEKCKMPKKNFIKIFSENKINNNWFIKEQNTNKPWSENLKKVKEAVFISMNKLIEIEEETGLTIAQVKDINKRMSIGEAKARRAKKEMVEANLRLVISIAKKYTNRGLQFLDLIQEGNIGLMKAVDKFEYRRGYKFSTYATWWIRQAITRSIADQARTIRIPVHMIETINKLNRISRQMLQEIGREPTPEELSEKMLIPEDKIRKVLKIAKEPISMETPIGDDDDSHLGDFIEDTTLELPLDSATSESLRSATHDVLSGLTAREAKVLRMRFGIDMNTDHTLEEVGKQFDVTRERIRQIEAKALRKLRHPSRSEVLRSFLDD, from the coding sequence ATGGATCACAACCCAAAATCACAACTCAAGCTCCTTGTCACACATGGTAAAGAGCAAGGATATTTAACATATGCTGAAGTTAATGATCATTTACCAGAAGAGATTATTGATTCTGAACAAATCGATGATATTATTCAGATGATTAATGATATGGGAATTCCAGTCGTTGAAGAAGCACCTGATGCTGATGATCTAATCTTAAACGAAATAAATACAGATACAGATGATGATGCAGTCGAAGCAGCAACACAAGTATTATCTAGCGTAGAATCAGAATTAGGACGAACTACTGATCCTGTCCGCATGTATATGAGAGAAATGGGAACAGTAGAATTATTAACACGAGAAGGAGAAATTGATATAGCTAAACGTATTGAAGAAGGTATAAATCAAGTTCAATGTTCAGTCTCAGAATATCCAGAAGCAATTACTTATCTTTTAGAACAATATGATCGCATTAAAACTGGACAAATACGATTATCGGATATAATAACTGGTTTTGTAGATCCAAACGTAGAGGAAGTTTTTTCTAGCGCATCTATTCATATAGGCTCTGAACTTTTAGATGAAGAGCAAAATTCTGAAGAAGATGAAGAAAATCATCAAGAAGAGAATGAAGATGATCATAGTATTGATCCAGAATTAGCCAATGAAAAATTTTCTGAATTACGAATGCAGTATAATAATACAAATAATGCAATAAAAAATAAAAATAGAACGCATAAAGATGCATTATTAGAAATTTATAATCTTTCAGAAGTTTTTAAACAGTTTCGATTAGTGCCGAAGCAATTTGATCATTTAGTTAATAATATGCGATATATGATGGAAAGAGTGCGAGTCCAAGAAAGAATTATTATGAAATTATGCGTCGAAAAATGTAAAATGCCTAAAAAAAACTTCATTAAAATTTTTTCAGAAAACAAAATTAATAACAACTGGTTTATAAAAGAACAAAATACCAATAAACCATGGTCTGAAAATTTAAAAAAAGTAAAAGAAGCTGTCTTTATTAGTATGAATAAGTTAATTGAAATTGAAGAAGAAACTGGTTTAACAATTGCACAAGTTAAAGATATCAATAAACGTATGTCTATTGGAGAAGCAAAAGCTAGACGTGCAAAAAAAGAAATGGTCGAAGCTAATTTGCGCTTAGTCATTTCTATTGCAAAAAAATATACAAATAGAGGATTACAATTCTTGGATTTAATTCAAGAAGGAAATATTGGTCTAATGAAAGCAGTTGATAAATTCGAATATCGTCGTGGTTACAAATTTTCTACTTACGCAACTTGGTGGATTCGACAAGCTATCACTCGATCTATCGCTGATCAAGCTCGCACCATTCGTATTCCAGTTCATATGATTGAAACAATTAATAAACTAAATCGTATTTCTAGACAAATGTTACAAGAAATAGGTCGCGAACCTACTCCAGAAGAACTATCTGAAAAAATGCTTATTCCTGAAGATAAAATTAGAAAAGTATTAAAAATAGCTAAAGAACCAATATCAATGGAAACACCAATTGGTGATGATGATGATTCACATTTAGGTGATTTTATAGAAGATACTACTTTAGAGCTACCATTAGATTCAGCTACATCTGAAAGTCTACGATCAGCAACACATGATGTTTTATCAGGTCTTACAGCACGCGAGGCAAAAGTACTTCGTATGCGTTTTGGAATTGATATGAATACTGATCATACTTTAGAAGAAGTTGGTAAACAATTTGATGTTACTCGAGAACGAATACGTCAAATAGAGGCAAAAGCACTGAGAAAACTGCGTCATCCAAGTAGATCTGAAGTATTACGTAGTTTTTTAGATGATTAA
- the dnaG gene encoding DNA primase gives MSGKIPKYFITELLSRTNIVELINTRITLKKYGKNYQTNCPFHHDKTPSFTVSYEKQFYYCFGCNAHGNAIDFLIKYENLSFIESIEELSIMHGVKIPFENKINNNFYIKKQNLYLFMEKLCKLYQKNINITDSAYHYLAERGINQRMIDFFLLGFSSFNWKNFSTNLHISKELEEKFIHYNIIHINKKGYKYDQFQGRIIFPIQDLHGRIIGFGGRSLNNSLPKYLNSPETDIFHKGKYIYGLYQVKKKCKQPKYLLVVEGYIDVITLTQYNINYVVSPLGTSTTSEHIQLLFQNTDIVVYCYDGDDAGKNAAWRTLKKALPYISDQKTLKFILLPRNEDPDSIIRKEGRDAFQKRINNAITMPKFFFKCLLRNFNLSSSEDKFSLSVRALPLINSISSDTIRIYLRQILGRLIGILDDHQFEKFLYEYEIKKTYRSQFQIKRTPMRVLIALLIQNPALSTVAPSIIKFKNLKVKGLPIFLEILKTCLSNPHINTGQLLEFYRDTKIINILKTLARWDHMIIQEEIQNMFLDLLMNIYDKILEERQEYLIAQERIRGLTIIEKKEIWSINKALSKK, from the coding sequence ATGTCTGGAAAAATACCTAAATATTTTATTACTGAACTACTATCTCGTACCAATATTGTAGAACTAATTAATACACGCATAACATTAAAAAAATATGGTAAAAATTATCAAACCAACTGTCCTTTTCATCATGATAAAACTCCATCTTTTACTGTAAGTTATGAAAAACAATTTTACTATTGTTTTGGATGTAATGCACATGGAAATGCTATTGATTTTTTAATAAAATATGAAAATTTAAGTTTTATTGAAAGTATTGAAGAACTTTCAATAATGCATGGTGTAAAAATACCATTTGAAAATAAAATAAATAATAATTTTTATATTAAAAAACAAAATTTATATTTATTTATGGAAAAACTATGTAAATTATATCAGAAAAATATAAATATTACTGATTCAGCTTACCATTATTTAGCTGAAAGAGGTATTAATCAAAGAATGATTGATTTTTTTTTACTTGGATTTTCTAGTTTTAATTGGAAAAATTTTTCTACAAATCTTCATATTAGTAAAGAATTAGAAGAAAAATTTATTCATTATAATATAATTCATATTAACAAAAAAGGATATAAATATGATCAATTTCAAGGACGTATAATATTTCCTATACAAGATCTTCATGGAAGAATTATAGGTTTTGGTGGTCGTTCACTAAATAATAGTTTACCAAAATATCTTAATTCACCTGAAACAGATATCTTTCATAAAGGAAAATATATTTATGGACTATATCAAGTTAAAAAAAAATGCAAACAACCAAAATATTTATTAGTAGTCGAAGGTTATATTGATGTTATAACATTAACACAATATAATATTAATTATGTAGTTTCTCCATTAGGCACCTCAACAACTAGTGAACACATTCAACTTCTTTTTCAGAATACTGATATCGTCGTGTATTGCTATGACGGTGATGATGCAGGTAAAAATGCAGCTTGGCGGACTTTAAAAAAAGCTTTACCATATATATCAGATCAAAAAACATTAAAATTTATATTATTACCGAGAAATGAAGATCCTGATTCAATTATAAGAAAAGAAGGCAGAGATGCTTTTCAGAAACGTATTAATAACGCAATTACTATGCCAAAATTTTTTTTTAAATGTCTATTACGTAATTTCAATTTATCTTCATCTGAAGATAAGTTCAGTTTGAGTGTACGTGCATTACCATTAATCAATAGTATTTCTAGTGATACAATACGTATTTATTTACGTCAAATATTAGGTAGACTAATAGGAATTTTAGATGATCATCAATTTGAAAAATTTCTCTATGAATATGAAATTAAAAAAACATATAGATCACAATTTCAAATTAAAAGAACTCCTATGAGAGTTCTTATAGCATTACTGATACAAAATCCTGCTTTATCGACAGTAGCACCTTCAATAATAAAATTTAAAAATTTAAAAGTAAAGGGATTACCAATTTTTTTAGAAATATTAAAAACATGTCTTTCTAATCCTCATATTAATACAGGTCAATTATTAGAATTTTATAGAGATACTAAAATAATTAATATTTTAAAAACTTTAGCTAGATGGGATCATATGATTATTCAAGAAGAAATTCAAAATATGTTTTTAGATTTATTAATGAATATATATGATAAAATTCTTGAAGAAAGACAAGAATATCTCATTGCTCAAGAAAGAATAAGAGGATTAACTATAATTGAAAAAAAAGAGATTTGGTCTATTAATAAAGCATTATCAAAAAAATAA
- the rpsU gene encoding 30S ribosomal protein S21, with product MPIIKVRENEPFDVALRRFKRSCEKAGILAEIRRREFYEKPTTERKRAKASAVKRLAKKLTRENARRIRMY from the coding sequence ATGCCTATCATAAAAGTTCGCGAAAATGAACCATTTGATGTAGCACTTCGTCGGTTTAAACGTTCTTGTGAAAAAGCTGGAATTCTAGCAGAAATTCGTCGAAGAGAATTTTATGAAAAACCAACTACAGAACGTAAAAGAGCTAAAGCTTCTGCAGTAAAACGTCTTGCAAAAAAACTTACACGAGAAAATGCAAGACGTATTCGTATGTATTAA
- the tsaD gene encoding tRNA (adenosine(37)-N6)-threonylcarbamoyltransferase complex transferase subunit TsaD, which yields MKVLGIETSCDDTGIAVYDSEKGLLINKIYHQKKLYNMYGGVIPELCSREHIRSITILLKKIFQSDSIIQDIDIIAYTAGPGLVGSLLVGATFACSLGFSLDIPVLPINHMEAHLLSPMLECKSIEFPFIGLLVSGKHTEIIAVHALGKYEILGNCLDDAAGEAFDKIAKLLELPYPGGSELSKLACQGIKNHFYFPRPMIKHPGLNFSFSGLKTFTTQVIHESGKNMQEKANIARAFEDAVIDILLIKTKKALKQKRWKNLVIAGGVSANHLLRKEAEKMMEKYFNGQVFYNSLEFCTDNGAMIAYVGFLRHLEAKNPQLDILVNPKWSISDL from the coding sequence ATGAAAGTATTAGGCATTGAAACTTCCTGTGATGATACAGGAATTGCTGTATATGATAGTGAAAAAGGTTTATTGATTAATAAAATCTATCATCAAAAAAAATTATATAATATGTATGGAGGCGTAATTCCTGAGTTATGTTCTCGTGAACATATACGGTCAATAACTATTTTATTAAAAAAAATATTTCAAAGTGATAGTATTATTCAGGATATTGATATTATTGCATATACTGCTGGACCTGGTTTAGTCGGATCTTTATTAGTTGGTGCTACATTTGCATGTTCTTTAGGATTTTCTTTAGACATTCCAGTTCTTCCTATTAATCATATGGAAGCTCATTTATTATCACCTATGTTAGAATGTAAATCAATTGAATTTCCATTTATTGGATTATTAGTATCAGGAAAACATACTGAAATTATTGCTGTTCATGCATTAGGTAAATATGAAATACTCGGAAATTGTTTAGATGACGCAGCAGGAGAAGCATTCGATAAGATTGCAAAATTATTAGAATTGCCATATCCAGGTGGATCTGAACTATCTAAATTAGCATGTCAAGGAATTAAAAACCATTTTTATTTTCCTCGTCCTATGATAAAGCATCCAGGATTAAATTTTAGTTTTTCAGGATTAAAAACTTTTACTACTCAAGTTATCCATGAATCTGGTAAAAATATGCAAGAAAAAGCTAATATTGCAAGAGCTTTTGAAGATGCAGTAATTGATATATTGTTAATTAAAACTAAAAAAGCATTAAAACAGAAAAGATGGAAAAATTTAGTTATAGCTGGTGGTGTAAGTGCAAATCATCTTTTACGCAAAGAAGCAGAAAAAATGATGGAAAAATATTTTAATGGCCAAGTATTTTATAATAGTTTAGAATTTTGTACAGATAATGGTGCAATGATTGCATATGTTGGATTTTTACGCCATCTAGAAGCAAAAAATCCTCAATTAGATATTTTAGTTAATCCAAAATGGTCTATTAGTGACTTATAA
- the ribB gene encoding 3,4-dihydroxy-2-butanone-4-phosphate synthase, translating to MNQALLYQFGTPIERIKKAIFALQSGQGIIILDNETRENEGDLVFACENMTVEQMALSIRYGSGIVCLCITESRRKKLDLPMMVKKNTSKYRTGFTVTIEAAKGVSTGVSAQDRLTTIKTAVADHAKPSDLNRPGHVFPLRANSGGILARAGHTEAAIEIVSLAGFKPAGVICELTNKDGTMARTPEVIIFSKKNKMPILTIQDLILYIKNI from the coding sequence ATGAACCAAGCGCTCTTATATCAATTTGGAACACCTATAGAGAGAATTAAAAAAGCAATATTTGCTCTACAATCTGGTCAAGGTATTATTATATTAGATAATGAAACACGTGAAAATGAAGGAGATCTTGTTTTTGCATGTGAAAATATGACAGTAGAACAAATGGCTTTAAGCATTCGATATGGTAGCGGTATCGTATGTCTCTGTATTACAGAATCTAGAAGAAAAAAACTTGATTTACCTATGATGGTTAAAAAAAATACTAGTAAATATCGTACAGGATTTACAGTGACAATAGAAGCTGCTAAAGGTGTTTCTACTGGTGTATCAGCTCAAGATAGACTTACTACTATAAAAACTGCAGTCGCAGATCACGCTAAACCTAGTGATTTAAATAGACCAGGACATGTCTTTCCATTAAGAGCCAATAGCGGTGGAATTTTAGCAAGAGCAGGACATACAGAAGCTGCTATTGAAATTGTTTCATTAGCAGGTTTTAAACCAGCTGGAGTAATATGTGAATTAACCAATAAAGATGGAACTATGGCTCGTACACCTGAAGTAATTATATTTTCTAAAAAAAATAAAATGCCAATATTAACTATTCAAGATTTAATCTTATACATTAAAAATATATAA
- the rfaE1 gene encoding D-glycero-beta-D-manno-heptose-7-phosphate kinase, with amino-acid sequence MKKKNIDFTNSFVLVVGDLILDCYWYSKNNSMLSEKSAPIIKIHSINKQPGGAANVAKNIAEIGGNSKIIGFIGIDNEGIILKKLLNHIRIYCDLISIKKNKTITKIRIFSENKQLIRVDFQEKYITEKIDFLYEKIIHSLPYCKVLILSDYAKGTLVHISRIIHLAKKMSIPILIDPKGMDFKKYSGASLLTPNLSEFEKIVGKCYKETEILQKGIKLLSKLNLSALLVTRSKNGMTLFQSEKKPIHFPAISKITRDVTGAGDTVISIIAASLSIGYSLEEACFYANVGASIVIKKVGTETITINELNSALNFQ; translated from the coding sequence ATGAAAAAAAAAAATATTGATTTTACAAATTCATTTGTTCTTGTCGTGGGAGATCTAATATTAGATTGCTATTGGTATAGTAAAAATAATTCTATGCTTTCTGAAAAATCAGCTCCCATCATTAAAATTCATAGCATAAATAAACAACCTGGAGGTGCTGCAAATGTAGCAAAAAACATTGCAGAAATTGGTGGTAATTCTAAAATAATTGGTTTTATTGGAATAGATAATGAAGGTATCATATTAAAAAAACTTTTAAATCATATTAGAATTTATTGCGATCTTATTTCCATAAAAAAAAATAAAACAATTACTAAAATTCGTATTTTTTCAGAAAATAAACAATTAATTCGAGTGGATTTTCAAGAAAAATATATTACTGAAAAAATTGATTTTTTATATGAAAAAATTATTCATTCATTGCCATATTGTAAAGTTTTAATATTATCAGATTATGCAAAAGGTACTTTAGTTCATATTAGCAGAATAATTCATTTAGCAAAAAAAATGTCTATTCCTATACTTATTGATCCTAAAGGAATGGATTTTAAAAAATATTCTGGAGCGAGCTTATTAACACCTAATCTTTCTGAGTTTGAAAAAATAGTTGGAAAATGTTATAAAGAAACAGAAATTTTACAAAAAGGGATAAAATTATTATCTAAATTAAATTTATCAGCATTATTAGTCACTCGTTCTAAAAATGGCATGACTTTATTTCAATCGGAAAAAAAACCAATTCATTTTCCTGCTATATCAAAAATAACAAGAGATGTTACTGGAGCCGGAGATACTGTAATTTCTATAATTGCTGCTTCTTTATCTATAGGATATTCTTTAGAAGAAGCATGTTTTTATGCTAATGTTGGAGCTAGTATAGTTATTAAAAAAGTTGGCACTGAAACTATAACAATTAATGAATTAAATTCTGCATTAAATTTTCAATAA
- a CDS encoding tRNA CCA-pyrophosphorylase, with amino-acid sequence MKIYLVGGAVRDALLNLPIKDKDWVVVGGTKEILLKKNFQQVGKDFPVFLHPETHEEYALARKERKSGRGYTGFDTDSNTNVTLEDDLIRRDLTINAIAQDEYGNYIDPFEGKKDIECRLIRHISESFIEDPLRVLRTARFAAALVHLGFTIAKETIDLMSIIVKKKELLYLTANRIWNETEKAFQTSNPHVYFQILHTCKALQFFFPDMYFLYENNFFLKYNTFNKHIILMGLAKISTFEKKIDIRFSYLCQFLSINQMFLKTSKIFYDTHSASMIKNLCKRFNIPSYIRDIAVLNTGFCIFLKTINYQSSKNIVRMFYKIDAWRKPNRIKKLSFLINFNSFNIFKSNFFPSQSSYFLKKYFSVVQNVSIQLILNQGFTGSAIKHELIRLRINKLESWRFKNMKYYN; translated from the coding sequence ATGAAAATATATTTAGTAGGAGGAGCAGTTCGTGATGCTTTACTAAACTTACCTATTAAAGACAAGGATTGGGTCGTAGTCGGTGGAACAAAAGAAATACTATTAAAAAAAAATTTTCAACAAGTTGGAAAAGATTTTCCAGTATTTTTACATCCAGAAACACATGAAGAATATGCTCTAGCAAGAAAAGAAAGAAAATCTGGAAGAGGCTATACTGGATTTGATACTGATAGTAACACTAATGTAACTTTAGAAGATGATTTAATAAGACGAGATTTAACAATTAATGCTATTGCTCAAGATGAATATGGTAATTATATTGATCCTTTTGAAGGAAAAAAAGATATTGAATGTCGTTTAATACGTCATATTTCTGAATCTTTTATAGAAGATCCATTACGTGTTTTACGTACAGCAAGATTTGCTGCTGCTTTAGTACATTTAGGATTCACAATTGCAAAAGAAACGATTGATTTAATGTCTATTATAGTGAAAAAAAAAGAGTTATTGTATTTAACTGCGAATAGAATATGGAATGAAACGGAAAAAGCTTTTCAAACTTCTAATCCTCATGTATATTTTCAGATACTACATACTTGTAAAGCACTTCAATTTTTTTTTCCAGATATGTATTTTTTATATGAAAACAATTTTTTTTTAAAATATAATACGTTCAATAAACATATTATATTGATGGGATTAGCAAAAATATCAACATTTGAAAAAAAAATTGATATACGTTTTTCTTATTTATGCCAGTTTTTATCTATTAATCAAATGTTTTTAAAGACTTCAAAAATTTTTTATGATACTCATTCTGCTTCTATGATTAAAAATTTATGTAAGCGTTTTAATATTCCATCTTATATTCGAGATATAGCTGTTTTAAATACTGGTTTTTGTATTTTTTTAAAGACTATTAATTATCAATCATCTAAAAATATTGTCAGAATGTTTTATAAAATTGATGCGTGGAGAAAGCCAAATCGTATAAAAAAATTATCATTTTTAATTAATTTTAATTCTTTCAATATTTTTAAATCTAATTTTTTCCCTTCTCAATCAAGTTATTTTTTAAAAAAATATTTTTCTGTTGTACAAAATGTTTCTATTCAACTAATTCTAAATCAAGGATTTACAGGATCTGCAATTAAACATGAATTAATACGTTTAAGAATTAATAAGCTTGAATCGTGGCGTTTTAAAAATATGAAATATTATAATTAG
- a CDS encoding undecaprenyl-diphosphate phosphatase has protein sequence MIDVYKIVTSIIIGIIEGITEFLPVSSTGHMIIASHWLGIENNNTNILEMFIQFGSSLAMLYFFREKIIKILKVKINIKNKKTNFLHIFISIVPTIFLGLIFYKQIKLLFNTNNVMYSLIFGGLFLIISEIFKPKQYRTLNLYQINFYEAIIIGLFQIFCLCPGFSRSGATIGAGVLLGIKRSVAIDFSFIISIPLLMGSSFFELINNFKNVNISEYPIFFIGFIISFIVSILCIEKLLKIINKKSLIFFAIYRFIIVGLIYLIN, from the coding sequence ATGATTGATGTATATAAAATTGTTACTTCTATTATTATTGGAATAATTGAAGGTATAACAGAATTTCTTCCAGTTTCTTCTACAGGACATATGATTATTGCTTCTCATTGGTTAGGAATAGAAAATAATAATACGAACATATTAGAAATGTTTATTCAATTTGGTTCTTCATTAGCAATGTTATATTTTTTTCGTGAAAAAATCATTAAAATATTAAAGGTTAAAATCAATATTAAAAATAAAAAAACTAATTTTTTACATATTTTTATTTCGATTGTGCCTACAATATTTTTAGGATTGATATTTTATAAACAGATTAAACTACTTTTTAATACTAATAATGTTATGTATTCATTAATATTTGGTGGTTTGTTTCTTATTATTTCCGAAATATTTAAACCTAAACAATATCGAACATTAAATCTTTATCAAATCAATTTCTATGAAGCTATTATCATAGGTTTGTTCCAAATTTTTTGTTTATGTCCGGGTTTTTCAAGATCTGGCGCAACTATAGGAGCAGGAGTACTATTGGGGATTAAACGTTCAGTGGCAATAGATTTTTCTTTTATTATCTCTATTCCATTACTAATGGGATCATCTTTTTTCGAATTAATAAACAATTTTAAAAACGTTAACATATCAGAATATCCAATATTTTTTATTGGATTTATTATTTCTTTTATAGTTTCTATATTATGTATAGAAAAATTATTAAAAATAATTAATAAAAAGTCACTAATATTTTTTGCAATATATCGATTTATAATAGTTGGATTAATTTATTTAATAAATTAG
- the crr gene encoding PTS glucose transporter subunit IIA yields MNFFSDLFKSKNPIFSKKIDIIAPLSGDIVNIEDVPDLVFSKKIVGDGIAIKPSGNKIVAPVNGTIGKIFESLHAFSIISEDNVELFVHFGIDTVKLKGSGFTKIATDNEKVKIGDEIISFDLDFLTKKSFSVLTPVVISNMENFKKIEKSSGTIIAGKSIIITLYN; encoded by the coding sequence ATGAATTTCTTTTCTGATTTGTTTAAAAGTAAAAATCCCATTTTTTCTAAAAAAATAGACATTATCGCACCTTTATCAGGTGATATAGTCAATATCGAAGATGTACCAGACCTTGTTTTTTCTAAGAAAATAGTAGGTGATGGAATAGCAATTAAACCATCAGGAAATAAAATAGTTGCACCAGTTAATGGAACTATTGGAAAAATATTTGAAAGTCTACACGCTTTTTCAATTATTTCAGAAGACAACGTTGAATTATTTGTTCACTTTGGCATTGACACTGTGAAATTAAAAGGGTCAGGTTTTACAAAAATAGCAACAGACAATGAAAAAGTAAAAATAGGAGATGAAATTATTTCATTCGATTTAGATTTTTTAACAAAAAAATCTTTTTCTGTATTAACTCCTGTTGTAATTTCAAATATGGAAAATTTTAAAAAAATAGAAAAATCATCAGGTACTATTATTGCTGGAAAATCAATTATTATTACCTTATATAATTAA
- the ptsI gene encoding phosphoenolpyruvate-protein phosphotransferase PtsI, with translation MISGILASPGIAFGHALLLKEEEIVINRKTIDIKNIKQEIENFFKGRKKSIEQLTQIKITAREKFGEKKESIFEGHIMLLEDEELEQEIISLIKEKKICAAAATEFIIEGQAKALEKLKDEYLKNRAIDVRDIGKRLLKNILHLNIIDLNHITREVILIAKDLTPSETAQINLNYVLGFITDLGGRTSHTSIMARSLEIPAIVGTGNVTNIVKNNDYIILDCIQNEIFINPSNELINQKTEVKNIYFYKKNKLINLKNLPATTLDGHNIKIGSNIGNIQEINSAQNNGAECIGLYRTEFLFMGRTSLPTENEQFQSYKKIAELMKNKPVIIRTMDIGGDKDLPYMNLPKEDNPFLGWRAIRISMDRKEILQAQLKAILRASAFGKIHILFPMIISVEEIRILKLEIKNIQNQLHNNNILFDKNIKIGIMIETPASAIISDYLIKEVDFFSIGTNDLTQYTLAVDRGNDLISHLYNPMNPSILKLIKKVIDVSHKNGKWTGMCGEFAGDERATVLLLGMGLDEFSMSSISIPKIKEIIRKTSFSDAKKLAQKALTLPTTKEILNLVKNFMNY, from the coding sequence ATGATTTCAGGCATTTTAGCATCACCGGGTATAGCTTTTGGACATGCTCTTTTATTAAAAGAAGAAGAAATTGTTATTAACCGGAAAACAATTGATATTAAAAATATTAAACAAGAAATAGAAAATTTTTTTAAAGGTAGAAAAAAATCAATCGAACAACTAACACAAATTAAAATTACAGCTAGAGAAAAATTTGGAGAAAAAAAGGAAAGTATCTTTGAAGGTCATATTATGCTTCTCGAAGATGAAGAATTAGAACAAGAAATAATCTCTTTAATTAAAGAAAAAAAAATATGTGCTGCAGCAGCTACTGAATTTATTATTGAAGGACAAGCAAAAGCTTTAGAAAAACTTAAAGATGAATATTTAAAAAATAGAGCAATTGACGTAAGAGATATTGGAAAACGTTTGTTAAAAAACATACTCCATCTAAATATTATTGATTTAAATCATATCACACGTGAAGTTATTTTAATTGCAAAAGATTTAACTCCTTCAGAAACAGCACAAATAAATTTAAACTATGTTTTAGGATTTATTACTGATTTAGGTGGTCGAACATCACATACTTCAATTATGGCAAGATCACTAGAAATTCCTGCTATTGTGGGTACTGGTAACGTAACCAATATAGTAAAAAATAATGATTATATTATTTTAGATTGTATTCAAAACGAAATTTTCATAAATCCTTCTAATGAATTAATAAACCAAAAAACAGAAGTAAAAAATATTTATTTTTATAAAAAAAATAAATTGATAAATTTAAAAAATTTACCTGCTACTACTCTTGACGGACATAATATTAAAATTGGTTCTAATATTGGTAATATACAGGAAATTAATTCTGCACAGAATAATGGTGCAGAATGTATTGGTCTCTATCGTACAGAATTTTTATTTATGGGAAGAACCTCTTTACCAACTGAAAATGAACAATTTCAGTCGTATAAAAAAATAGCAGAATTAATGAAAAATAAACCTGTCATTATACGAACAATGGATATTGGTGGCGACAAAGATCTTCCTTATATGAACCTACCAAAAGAAGATAATCCTTTTCTTGGCTGGCGCGCAATACGAATATCAATGGATAGAAAAGAGATTTTACAAGCACAATTAAAAGCTATTCTTAGAGCTTCTGCGTTTGGTAAAATACATATTCTTTTTCCTATGATAATTTCTGTAGAAGAAATTAGAATATTAAAATTAGAGATTAAAAACATTCAAAATCAACTACATAATAACAACATTTTATTTGATAAAAATATCAAAATTGGCATTATGATAGAAACACCAGCATCAGCTATAATCTCTGATTATTTAATAAAAGAAGTGGATTTTTTTAGTATTGGGACTAATGATTTAACACAATATACTTTAGCTGTTGATAGAGGAAATGATTTAATTTCACATCTCTATAATCCTATGAATCCATCTATTTTAAAATTAATCAAAAAAGTCATTGATGTTTCACATAAGAATGGAAAATGGACAGGTATGTGCGGAGAATTTGCAGGAGATGAACGTGCTACTGTTCTATTATTAGGTATGGGACTAGATGAATTTAGTATGAGTTCAATAAGTATTCCAAAAATAAAAGAAATTATTCGTAAAACATCTTTTTCTGATGCTAAAAAATTAGCACAAAAAGCACTAACGTTGCCAACTACTAAAGAAATACTTAATTTAGTAAAAAATTTTATGAATTATTAA